One window from the genome of Breoghania sp. L-A4 encodes:
- a CDS encoding helix-turn-helix transcriptional regulator — protein MSQDQIKAGGRNVFAEMGYPDAETHQLKARIVSEIEDIIEARKLTQKAAGALMGISQPEVSRMLNGQFREYSVERLLRFLTLFNRDVEIVVRHRDAGTGTGKVTFTRTEGWLAEAACKTET, from the coding sequence ATGAGCCAGGACCAGATCAAGGCGGGCGGCCGCAATGTTTTTGCGGAGATGGGATATCCCGACGCGGAAACCCACCAGCTCAAGGCGCGCATCGTCAGCGAGATCGAGGACATCATCGAAGCCCGCAAGCTGACCCAGAAGGCCGCCGGCGCGCTCATGGGTATTTCCCAACCGGAAGTCTCGCGGATGCTGAACGGCCAGTTTCGCGAATACTCCGTCGAGCGCCTGCTCAGGTTCCTGACCCTGTTCAACCGCGATGTCGAGATTGTCGTCAGGCACCGGGATGCGGGCACGGGCACGGGGAAGGTGACGTTTACCCGGACAGAGGGGTGGCTGGCTGAGGCTGCGTGCAAAACTGAAACATAG
- a CDS encoding EAL domain-containing protein, with protein sequence MSDKIRQAQATSLVDGAALTLIANCFIGLTTAGILWLESPGRDVGTWIAVLLLVNGLRLAFAARARREALALREPERTFRTMTGGAFIGGSLWAMVPFLGNGISGDGGNAFLIFILGGISAGAIIQSPTYFRAAVAFMVPALLSSILALLLAGSMVSVIVAVNVVLLMVMMIRASISSERHFIASQVDRIEAHALARSLALANSEIRQSNTRLEVLATVDPLTGLGNRAAFNRELPRAIAAARANGAAVVLLVCDLDRFKSINDTLGHTAGDTVLVAFARRLSGLAGPDDLVARLGGDEFCVVLKGEDAARRASGIGDAILKAAGEPIDLGDRPVTIGCSVGLAHMPDHATQPDALFACADIALYAAKDQGRRRLCVFNPEIRRRLERQKQIELAFAAALEDGRIAVHFQPQFTLASKAIVGFEALIRWSDPDIGPVSPQEIVRTAEMLYMSEHLTRHVAKQAAAFSLRLPEMGLPEACVAINVSPSEITTYSLSALLAEVVAACGANPERIEVEITEEALLDTETAGAELAALQAAGFRIVIDDFGVGHSSLAYLMTLPVARLKIDRSFVADIARNRKNQALIAALVGMGQALSIEVVVEGVETEGQSDALRMLGCRTAQGYLLARAMPAEAIEAWLAKTPDRRAALS encoded by the coding sequence ATGTCTGACAAGATCAGGCAGGCCCAGGCGACGTCACTTGTCGACGGCGCGGCGCTGACGCTGATCGCCAACTGTTTTATCGGGCTGACGACGGCGGGCATTCTGTGGCTGGAGTCTCCCGGGCGCGACGTCGGCACCTGGATCGCGGTGCTGCTGCTGGTCAACGGACTGCGGCTCGCCTTCGCGGCCCGCGCGCGGCGCGAGGCGCTGGCCCTGCGCGAGCCCGAGCGGACCTTTCGCACGATGACGGGCGGCGCCTTCATTGGCGGCAGCCTGTGGGCGATGGTGCCGTTTCTGGGCAACGGCATCTCCGGCGACGGCGGCAACGCCTTTCTGATCTTCATCCTGGGCGGCATTTCCGCCGGCGCCATCATTCAGAGCCCGACGTATTTCCGCGCGGCGGTCGCCTTCATGGTGCCGGCGCTGCTGTCTTCGATATTGGCGCTGCTTCTCGCGGGCAGCATGGTCAGCGTCATCGTGGCCGTCAACGTCGTGCTGCTGATGGTGATGATGATCCGCGCCAGCATCTCTTCCGAGCGGCACTTTATCGCCAGCCAGGTCGATCGCATCGAGGCGCATGCGCTTGCCCGGTCGCTGGCGTTGGCCAACTCCGAGATCCGTCAGTCCAATACACGGCTCGAGGTGCTGGCCACTGTCGATCCGCTGACCGGACTGGGCAACCGCGCGGCCTTCAACCGCGAGCTTCCCCGCGCCATTGCGGCGGCGCGCGCCAATGGCGCGGCCGTGGTGCTTCTGGTCTGCGATCTGGATCGCTTCAAGTCCATCAACGACACGCTCGGGCACACCGCCGGCGACACGGTCCTCGTCGCCTTCGCGCGGCGCCTCTCCGGCCTCGCCGGCCCGGATGATCTGGTTGCGCGGCTGGGCGGCGACGAGTTCTGCGTTGTGCTGAAGGGTGAGGACGCGGCGCGACGGGCAAGCGGCATCGGCGACGCCATCCTGAAGGCGGCCGGCGAGCCGATCGACCTCGGCGACCGCCCGGTCACCATCGGCTGCAGCGTCGGGCTGGCGCATATGCCCGACCACGCAACGCAACCGGACGCGCTGTTCGCCTGCGCGGACATCGCGCTCTATGCCGCCAAGGATCAGGGCCGCCGCCGGCTGTGCGTGTTCAATCCCGAGATCCGGCGCAGGCTGGAGCGCCAGAAGCAGATCGAGCTGGCGTTCGCCGCCGCGCTTGAGGACGGGCGGATCGCGGTTCACTTCCAGCCGCAGTTCACGCTCGCCAGCAAGGCGATTGTCGGCTTCGAGGCGCTGATCCGCTGGAGCGACCCGGACATCGGGCCGGTCTCGCCGCAGGAAATCGTGCGCACCGCCGAAATGCTGTACATGTCGGAGCACCTGACGCGCCATGTGGCGAAACAGGCCGCCGCCTTCAGCCTGCGGTTGCCGGAGATGGGCCTGCCGGAGGCCTGCGTGGCGATCAACGTGTCGCCGTCGGAGATCACCACCTATTCGTTGTCCGCCTTGCTGGCCGAGGTGGTTGCGGCCTGTGGCGCGAATCCCGAACGCATCGAGGTGGAGATCACCGAGGAGGCGCTGCTGGACACCGAGACCGCCGGCGCGGAGCTCGCGGCGCTGCAGGCCGCCGGCTTCCGGATCGTCATCGACGATTTCGGCGTCGGACACTCCTCGCTGGCCTATCTGATGACCCTGCCGGTCGCCCGGCTGAAGATCGACCGCAGCTTTGTTGCGGACATCGCGCGGAACCGCAAGAACCAGGCGCTCATCGCCGCCCTCGTCGGCATGGGCCAGGCGCTGTCCATCGAGGTCGTCGTCGAGGGGGTGGAGACGGAGGGGCAGTCGGACGCGCTGCGCATGCTCGGCTGCCGCACAGCCCAGGGCTACCTGCTGGCGCGCGCCATGCCGGCCGAAGCCATCGAGGCCTGGCTCGCCAAGACACCGGACCGGCGCGCCGCGCTGTCATAG
- the rmuC gene encoding DNA recombination protein RmuC, producing the protein MVTSFNDPLFQLSGRWVTLGEVTLVAGVCGLLLLVVLFVLLLRLSRGRAATQAAAEAHARELEAQLGAMLKTQAEMTGRMQTMAEVFSTRQSDMMRGVNERLDGMGHKLGQTMATTTQNTQEGLRTLHERLVVIDRAQKNITDLSGQVVELQHILSNKQTRGAFGQGRMEAIVQDALPNGAYAFQAALTNNSRPDCIIHMPGDAHPLVIDAKFPLEAFNRIRDAQDAEDRKIAQTQFRRDIAKHVADIRERYLIAGETQDTAFMFVPSESIFAELHENFDDLVQKAHRARIVIVSPSLLMLSIQVIQSILKDARMRELAHVVQEEVRTMLGDVDRLDERVLKLQQHFGQANKDIEQILISSGKISKRGQRIEALELGEETGDAADHGESLDGSSDDEVMRAPLLPLSRGS; encoded by the coding sequence ATGGTCACATCGTTCAATGATCCGCTGTTTCAGCTCTCCGGCCGTTGGGTCACGCTTGGCGAGGTGACGCTTGTCGCCGGTGTCTGCGGACTGTTGCTGCTGGTGGTGCTGTTTGTCCTGCTCTTGCGGCTGTCGCGCGGCCGCGCCGCGACGCAAGCCGCGGCGGAGGCGCACGCGCGCGAGCTGGAAGCTCAGCTCGGCGCCATGCTGAAAACCCAGGCGGAGATGACGGGCCGCATGCAGACCATGGCCGAGGTGTTTTCCACCCGTCAGTCCGACATGATGCGCGGCGTCAATGAACGGCTCGACGGCATGGGCCACAAACTCGGCCAGACCATGGCCACGACCACCCAGAACACCCAGGAGGGCCTGCGCACCCTGCATGAGCGGCTTGTGGTGATCGACCGGGCGCAGAAGAACATCACGGATTTGTCCGGACAGGTTGTCGAGCTGCAGCATATCCTGTCCAACAAGCAGACCCGCGGGGCCTTCGGCCAGGGCCGCATGGAGGCGATCGTCCAGGACGCGCTGCCAAACGGCGCCTATGCGTTCCAGGCGGCGCTGACCAACAACAGCCGACCGGACTGCATCATCCACATGCCGGGCGACGCGCATCCGCTGGTGATCGACGCGAAATTCCCGCTGGAGGCCTTCAACCGCATCCGCGACGCGCAAGACGCCGAGGACAGGAAGATCGCGCAGACCCAGTTCCGCCGCGACATCGCCAAGCACGTCGCCGATATCCGCGAGCGCTACCTGATCGCCGGCGAGACCCAGGACACGGCGTTCATGTTCGTGCCGTCGGAATCGATCTTCGCCGAGCTGCATGAGAATTTCGATGATCTGGTGCAGAAGGCCCACCGCGCCCGAATCGTCATCGTCTCGCCGTCGCTGCTGATGCTGTCGATCCAGGTGATCCAGTCGATCCTCAAGGATGCGCGCATGCGCGAACTCGCCCATGTCGTCCAGGAAGAGGTGCGCACCATGCTCGGCGACGTCGACCGGCTGGACGAGCGCGTGCTGAAACTGCAGCAGCACTTTGGCCAGGCCAACAAGGACATCGAGCAGATCCTGATCTCGTCGGGCAAAATCTCCAAGCGCGGCCAGCGCATCGAGGCGCTCGAGCTGGGCGAGGAGACCGGCGACGCGGCGGACCACGGGGAGAGCCTCGACGGCTCTTCCGACGATGAGGTCATGCGCGCGCCGCTGCTGCCCCTCAGCAGGGGATCGTAG
- a CDS encoding SulP family inorganic anion transporter yields MISFSHYKNQWTGNIRADLLSGLVVALALIPEAIAFSIIAGVDPKIGLYASFSIAVIIAITGGRPGMISAATAATAVLMVTLVKDHGLQYLLAATVLAGMLQVGAGFLKLGSVMRFVSRSVITGFVNALAILIFLAQVPELDPTRVPPLTFALVAAGLAIIYLFPRVTKVIPSPLVTIIVLTGLTLLFGWDVRTVGDMGELPDTLPVFLIPDIPLTFETLRIIFPYALAVAVVGLLESLMTQQIVDDLTDTSSDRNQECVGQGIANMATGFIGGMAGCAMIGQSMINVKTGGRGRLSTFAAGAFLLFMVVVLGDLVGRIPMAALVSIMIMVSIGTFSWSSIKNLKDHPRSSSIVMLATVFFVVYTHNLAIGVLVGVLLSGLFFAWKISQIFRVTTTITPDGRHRTYRVEGQLFFASAEDFMKAFDFKEAPEKVTIDVGRAHIWDISSVAALDMAVLKFRREGAEVDIIGMNEASETIVDRLAIHDKPGAMDTLMGH; encoded by the coding sequence ATGATTTCCTTCTCGCACTACAAGAATCAATGGACGGGCAACATCCGCGCCGATCTGCTGTCGGGTCTCGTCGTGGCGCTCGCCCTGATCCCGGAGGCGATCGCCTTCTCCATCATCGCCGGCGTCGATCCGAAGATCGGGCTTTACGCCTCCTTCTCCATCGCCGTGATCATCGCCATCACCGGGGGCCGTCCGGGCATGATTTCCGCGGCCACCGCCGCGACCGCCGTTCTGATGGTCACGCTGGTCAAGGACCACGGGCTGCAATACCTGCTCGCCGCCACGGTGCTGGCCGGCATGCTGCAGGTCGGCGCGGGTTTTCTGAAACTCGGCTCGGTGATGCGCTTCGTGTCCCGGTCGGTAATCACCGGCTTCGTCAACGCGCTGGCGATCCTGATCTTTCTGGCCCAGGTTCCGGAACTGGATCCCACGCGCGTGCCGCCGCTGACCTTCGCGCTCGTCGCCGCCGGACTGGCGATCATCTACCTGTTCCCGCGCGTCACAAAGGTCATCCCCTCGCCGCTGGTGACCATCATCGTGCTGACCGGCCTGACGCTGCTGTTCGGCTGGGACGTGCGCACCGTCGGTGACATGGGCGAACTTCCGGACACGCTGCCGGTCTTCCTGATCCCGGACATTCCGCTGACCTTCGAGACGCTGCGGATCATCTTCCCCTATGCGCTCGCCGTCGCGGTGGTCGGCCTTCTGGAAAGCCTGATGACCCAGCAGATCGTGGACGATCTCACCGACACGTCCTCAGACCGCAACCAGGAATGCGTCGGCCAGGGGATCGCCAACATGGCGACCGGCTTCATCGGCGGCATGGCCGGCTGCGCGATGATCGGCCAGTCGATGATCAACGTGAAGACCGGCGGGCGCGGGCGGCTGTCCACCTTCGCGGCCGGCGCCTTCCTGCTGTTCATGGTCGTCGTTCTCGGCGACCTGGTGGGCCGGATCCCCATGGCGGCCCTGGTGTCGATCATGATCATGGTCTCCATCGGGACGTTCTCCTGGAGCTCGATCAAGAACCTGAAGGACCACCCCAGATCCTCGTCCATCGTCATGCTGGCGACGGTCTTCTTCGTCGTCTACACCCACAACCTGGCGATCGGCGTGCTCGTCGGCGTGCTGCTGTCGGGGCTGTTCTTCGCCTGGAAGATCTCGCAGATCTTCCGCGTGACGACGACGATCACCCCGGACGGACGCCACCGGACCTACCGGGTCGAGGGGCAATTGTTCTTCGCCTCGGCGGAGGACTTCATGAAGGCGTTCGATTTCAAGGAAGCGCCGGAAAAGGTCACCATCGACGTCGGACGGGCGCACATCTGGGATATCTCGTCGGTCGCGGCGCTCGACATGGCGGTGCTGAAGTTCCGCCGCGAAGGCGCAGAGGTCGACATCATCGGCATGAACGAGGCGTCGGAAACCATCGTCGACAGGCTTGCAATTCACGACAAGCCCGGCGCCATGGACACGCTGATGGGGCACTAG
- a CDS encoding transposase, giving the protein MRIHPGFIGIDVSKHHLDIFDGLYDTHRRVDNTAEAIEAWLAGLGERQLFVVFEATGRFDRTLARALAGHALRFARVNPSRARDFARSLGLIAKTDAIDARMLAAMGSASIRRPRRRPTRRVTGSPAYTSAATSWSPFASRKSFVLPRPMSASGRAWSATLPG; this is encoded by the coding sequence ATGAGGATACACCCTGGCTTCATTGGAATCGATGTTTCCAAGCATCATCTCGATATTTTTGATGGGCTTTACGACACCCATCGGCGCGTTGACAACACGGCCGAGGCCATCGAGGCATGGCTCGCAGGCCTTGGTGAGCGTCAGCTCTTCGTCGTCTTCGAGGCGACGGGCCGCTTTGACCGCACGCTTGCCCGGGCGTTGGCCGGACACGCGCTGCGCTTTGCCCGGGTCAATCCCTCCCGTGCCCGCGACTTTGCCCGCTCACTCGGCCTCATCGCCAAGACGGATGCCATCGACGCCCGCATGCTCGCCGCCATGGGCAGTGCCTCGATCCGCAGGCCACGCCGGCGGCCGACGAGGCGCGTGACCGGCTCTCCGGCGTACACAAGCGCCGCGACCAGTTGGTCGCCATTCGCCAGCAGGAAAAGCTTCGTCTTGCCGAGGCCCATGAGTGCGAGCGGTCGAGCCTGGAGCGCCACCTTGCCTGGCTGA
- a CDS encoding transposase translates to MERLLRSIPGIGPVAATTLIALMRELGTTSPKAIAALAGLAPFNVDSGRFRGHRAIKGGRKRVRDALYMAAVTAARSNSRFKAYARALVDRGKPFKVTMIALARKILVTANAILRDGVPFHA, encoded by the coding sequence ATGGAAAGGCTGCTGCGCTCCATTCCCGGTATCGGCCCGGTCGCCGCCACGACGCTGATCGCGCTGATGCGTGAGCTCGGCACCACATCGCCCAAGGCGATCGCGGCGCTTGCGGGTCTTGCGCCCTTCAATGTCGACAGCGGCCGTTTCCGGGGCCACCGCGCGATCAAGGGTGGGCGCAAGCGGGTGCGCGACGCCCTCTACATGGCCGCCGTCACCGCGGCGCGCTCCAACTCGCGTTTCAAGGCCTATGCCCGGGCCCTGGTCGATCGCGGAAAACCCTTCAAGGTCACCATGATCGCGCTGGCCAGAAAAATCCTCGTCACCGCAAACGCCATCCTAAGAGACGGTGTCCCGTTCCACGCATGA
- a CDS encoding DUF1330 domain-containing protein has product MSVQALVLIRVTDAETFARYREVGGEGIARHGGRMVARDPDPVVLEAPGEPPALAVLLSFPSLDAAQSWRSDPSLAHVHALRNAGAQSTIVILPTES; this is encoded by the coding sequence ATGAGTGTCCAGGCCCTTGTTCTGATCCGCGTGACCGATGCCGAAACCTTCGCCCGATACCGCGAGGTGGGCGGCGAGGGGATCGCCCGCCACGGAGGCCGCATGGTGGCGCGGGACCCCGATCCGGTGGTGCTGGAAGCCCCCGGTGAACCGCCCGCGCTTGCCGTGCTGCTGAGCTTTCCGAGCCTCGATGCGGCGCAGAGCTGGCGCTCCGATCCGTCGCTGGCGCATGTGCACGCCCTGCGCAACGCCGGCGCGCAATCGACCATCGTCATCCTGCCGACGGAAAGCTGA
- the ilvD gene encoding dihydroxy-acid dehydratase, with protein sequence MPPYRSRTSTHGRNMAGARSLWRATGMKDGDFGKPIVAVVNSFTQFVPGHVHLKDLGQLVAREIEKAGGIAKEFNTIAVDDGIAMGHDGMLYSLPSREIIADSVEYMVNGHCADAMVCISNCDKITPGMLMAAMRLNIPVVFVSGGPMEAGKVVLENGVAKSVDLIDAMILAADDSVSDADVMTMEQNACPTCGSCSGMFTANSMNCLTEALGLALPGNGSTLATHKDRERLFVEAGHLIVDLAKRYYEQDDASALPRNIATFAAFENAMTLDISMGGSTNTVLHLLAASYEGEVGFTMDDIDRLSRKVPVLCKVAPAVENIHMEDVHRAGGIFAILGELDRAGLLDSSLPTIHSASLKEGLARWDIAQTNSEAVHTFYSAAPGGVPTQTAFSQERRYEEGVDLDRKSGVIRSKENAYSKDGGLAVLFGNIALDGCIVKTAGVDESILKFTGPARIFESQDSAVSAILTGKVHEGDVVLIRYEGPRGGPGMQEMLYPTSYLKSKGLGKVCALVTDGRFSGGSSGLSIGHCSPEAAEGGAIGLVEEGDTIVIDIPNRVMKVDLPDSVLAERRTAMEARGADAWKPMEKRKRKITTALRAYAALTTSAARGAVREVN encoded by the coding sequence ATGCCCCCGTATCGTTCACGCACATCCACGCATGGCCGCAACATGGCCGGCGCGCGCAGCCTGTGGCGCGCCACGGGCATGAAGGACGGCGATTTCGGCAAGCCGATCGTCGCGGTGGTCAACTCCTTCACCCAGTTCGTGCCCGGTCACGTGCACCTGAAGGATCTCGGCCAGCTTGTCGCGCGCGAGATCGAGAAGGCGGGCGGCATCGCCAAGGAATTCAACACCATCGCGGTCGATGACGGCATCGCCATGGGGCACGATGGCATGCTCTACTCCTTGCCCTCGCGCGAGATCATCGCCGACAGCGTGGAATACATGGTCAACGGCCACTGCGCCGACGCCATGGTCTGCATCTCCAACTGCGACAAGATCACCCCGGGCATGCTGATGGCCGCCATGCGGCTGAACATCCCCGTCGTCTTCGTCTCCGGCGGGCCGATGGAAGCGGGCAAGGTGGTGCTGGAGAACGGCGTCGCCAAGTCCGTCGATCTGATCGACGCGATGATCCTCGCCGCCGACGACAGCGTCTCGGACGCCGACGTGATGACCATGGAGCAGAACGCCTGTCCGACCTGCGGCTCCTGCTCGGGCATGTTCACGGCGAACTCCATGAACTGCCTGACGGAGGCGCTCGGCCTGGCGCTGCCGGGCAACGGCTCGACGCTGGCCACCCACAAGGACCGCGAGCGGCTGTTCGTGGAGGCCGGCCACCTGATCGTCGATCTGGCCAAGCGCTATTACGAGCAGGACGACGCCAGCGCGCTGCCGCGCAACATCGCGACCTTCGCGGCGTTCGAGAACGCCATGACGCTCGACATCTCCATGGGCGGCTCCACCAACACGGTGCTGCATCTGCTCGCCGCCTCTTATGAGGGCGAAGTCGGCTTCACCATGGACGACATCGACAGGCTGTCGCGCAAGGTGCCCGTGCTGTGCAAGGTCGCGCCCGCAGTGGAGAACATCCACATGGAGGACGTGCATCGCGCCGGCGGCATTTTCGCCATTCTCGGCGAGCTCGACCGCGCCGGCCTGCTCGACAGTTCGCTGCCGACGATCCATTCCGCCTCGCTCAAGGAAGGGCTGGCGCGCTGGGACATCGCCCAGACCAACTCCGAGGCCGTGCACACGTTCTACTCGGCCGCCCCCGGCGGCGTGCCGACCCAGACCGCGTTTTCCCAGGAACGCCGCTACGAGGAGGGCGTCGATCTGGACCGCAAGTCCGGCGTCATCCGTTCGAAGGAGAACGCCTATTCCAAGGACGGCGGGCTGGCGGTGCTGTTCGGCAACATCGCGCTCGACGGCTGCATCGTGAAGACGGCGGGCGTCGACGAATCGATCCTGAAGTTCACCGGCCCTGCCCGCATCTTCGAGAGCCAGGATTCCGCCGTCTCCGCGATCCTCACCGGCAAGGTGCACGAGGGCGACGTGGTGCTGATCCGTTACGAGGGTCCGCGCGGCGGCCCCGGCATGCAGGAAATGCTCTATCCGACCAGCTATCTGAAATCCAAGGGCCTGGGCAAGGTCTGCGCGCTGGTCACCGACGGACGCTTTTCGGGCGGTTCCTCGGGCCTGTCCATCGGCCACTGCTCGCCGGAAGCGGCCGAAGGCGGCGCCATCGGCCTGGTGGAAGAAGGCGACACGATCGTCATCGACATCCCCAACCGGGTAATGAAGGTGGATCTGCCCGACAGCGTGCTGGCCGAGCGCCGCACCGCGATGGAAGCCAGGGGCGCGGACGCGTGGAAGCCTATGGAGAAACGCAAGCGCAAGATCACCACCGCGCTGCGCGCCTACGCCGCGCTGACCACCTCCGCCGCCAGGGGCGCCGTGCGCGAGGTGAACTGA
- a CDS encoding type II toxin-antitoxin system RelE/ParE family toxin yields the protein MEAKRRSLKELRWVGSSYDDYMTFPQQVHDRVGYSLHRAQEGKVPRHSKKLKGAQGGAIEIIANHDGDTFRAVYTVNFADVLYVLHAFKKKSRKGIATPKPDLDLITRRLRLAQEDYANNPPKRAPEA from the coding sequence ATGGAAGCGAAACGCCGCTCGCTGAAGGAACTTCGCTGGGTCGGCTCCAGCTACGACGACTACATGACGTTCCCGCAGCAGGTGCACGACAGGGTCGGTTATTCTCTGCACCGGGCGCAGGAAGGCAAGGTGCCGCGGCATTCGAAAAAGCTGAAGGGCGCGCAAGGCGGAGCCATCGAGATCATCGCGAACCATGACGGCGACACGTTTCGCGCGGTCTACACCGTAAACTTCGCTGACGTTCTCTATGTCCTGCACGCGTTCAAGAAGAAATCCAGGAAGGGCATCGCCACGCCCAAACCGGATTTGGATCTGATCACGCGGCGGCTGCGGCTGGCGCAAGAGGATTACGCGAACAACCCACCAAAACGGGCGCCGGAAGCATGA
- a CDS encoding universal stress protein — MTTGTLIALVDGSTYSTSVCHYAAWIATRVGAMVKIYHVIGRREGVDQQDLSGAIQLGARSHLLAELSELDAKRAKLAQAQGRAILEDARAIVASDSVRVETRLRQGDLVETLLAKEDTGDMIVIGKRGEAADFARLHLGSNLERVVRSSHKPVFVANREFKPITKVLIAFDGGHSALRAVDFLARTRLLEGLPVTLAFSGVETPDVRKSLENARATLAAGGFDAEIVIETGKPEATLGRLVEEQGFDLLVMGAYGHSRIRSLIIGSTTSDMIRTCKVPVLLMR, encoded by the coding sequence ATGACCACGGGAACGTTGATTGCCTTGGTGGATGGTTCGACATATTCCACCAGCGTCTGCCACTACGCCGCCTGGATCGCGACCCGGGTCGGGGCGATGGTGAAGATCTATCACGTGATCGGGCGGCGCGAGGGCGTCGACCAGCAGGACCTGAGCGGCGCCATCCAGCTCGGCGCCCGGTCTCATCTGCTCGCGGAGCTCAGCGAACTCGACGCCAAGCGCGCCAAGCTCGCCCAGGCCCAGGGCCGCGCGATCCTCGAGGACGCGCGGGCGATCGTCGCCAGCGACAGCGTCCGGGTCGAGACCCGGCTGCGGCAGGGCGATCTCGTCGAGACGCTGCTCGCCAAGGAAGACACCGGCGACATGATCGTGATCGGCAAGCGCGGCGAAGCCGCGGACTTCGCCAGGCTGCATCTGGGGTCGAACCTGGAACGGGTCGTGCGATCGAGCCACAAGCCGGTGTTTGTCGCCAACCGCGAGTTCAAGCCGATCACCAAGGTGCTGATCGCATTTGACGGCGGACACTCCGCGCTGAGAGCCGTGGATTTTCTGGCGCGGACCAGGCTGCTGGAAGGGTTGCCCGTCACCCTGGCGTTTTCGGGTGTGGAAACCCCCGACGTCCGCAAGAGCCTCGAGAACGCCAGGGCGACCCTGGCGGCGGGCGGTTTCGACGCGGAGATCGTCATCGAGACCGGCAAGCCCGAAGCCACGCTGGGCCGTCTGGTCGAGGAGCAGGGCTTCGATCTGCTCGTCATGGGCGCCTACGGGCACTCCCGCATCCGCAGCCTGATCATCGGCTCGACCACGTCCGACATGATCCGCACCTGCAAGGTGCCTGTCCTGCTGATGCGCTGA
- a CDS encoding LysR family transcriptional regulator, producing the protein MMDKWDDLKFVLAVARAGGLSGAARTLGVNHSTVSRRISALEASLGTRLFERLPEGLAATPAGTEAMEAAKRIESEFLALDTRITAQDADLEGPLRITAAQLIFQTGLAEVVARFAERHPGIELTMIAANDIISLQRREADVAVRITDRPDESLFGRLATGQNRMFYASRAFVRAHEEAFSKNADPAKIACVAFKWWGKAPPREIRERFPNAYTSVDCDDMITLHAATRAGLGIGRMPCYLGDPDPALVRVPGFEPSRYFDIWILTHPDLKHVERIRRFMRFTADAFKANAGLYLGSQ; encoded by the coding sequence ATGATGGACAAGTGGGACGATCTGAAATTCGTACTCGCGGTGGCCCGCGCCGGCGGGTTGTCGGGGGCGGCGCGGACGCTCGGCGTCAACCATTCCACCGTGTCGCGGCGGATATCCGCTCTGGAAGCGTCTCTGGGCACGCGGCTGTTCGAGCGCCTGCCGGAGGGATTGGCCGCGACGCCGGCGGGCACGGAAGCCATGGAGGCCGCCAAGCGGATCGAGAGCGAATTCCTGGCGCTCGACACCCGCATCACCGCGCAGGACGCGGACCTCGAAGGGCCGCTGCGGATCACCGCGGCGCAGCTCATCTTCCAGACCGGTCTGGCCGAGGTCGTCGCCCGATTCGCCGAACGCCATCCCGGCATCGAGCTGACGATGATCGCCGCCAACGACATCATCAGTTTGCAGCGGCGGGAGGCGGATGTGGCGGTGCGCATCACCGACCGGCCGGACGAGAGCCTGTTCGGCCGTCTGGCGACGGGCCAGAACCGGATGTTTTACGCCTCCAGGGCCTTCGTGCGGGCGCACGAGGAGGCGTTCTCGAAAAACGCCGATCCGGCGAAAATCGCCTGCGTGGCCTTCAAGTGGTGGGGCAAGGCGCCGCCCAGGGAGATCCGCGAGCGTTTCCCCAACGCCTACACGTCGGTGGACTGCGACGACATGATCACGCTGCACGCCGCCACCCGCGCGGGCCTCGGCATCGGCCGCATGCCGTGTTATCTCGGCGATCCCGACCCGGCGCTTGTCCGCGTTCCCGGCTTCGAGCCGTCGCGCTATTTCGACATCTGGATCCTGACCCACCCGGATCTGAAGCATGTGGAGCGCATCCGTCGCTTCATGCGGTTCACCGCCGACGCCTTCAAGGCAAACGCGGGGCTGTATCTCGGGTCGCAATGA